The following proteins come from a genomic window of Spirochaeta isovalerica:
- a CDS encoding glucose-6-phosphate isomerase yields MKYENLDTLKAFKELRAVETSVDLKEELTRERILRYSAPAGGGLTYNYAAKAVNDEIVGILQKLSDEQQLVAKYKEVLNGEFINTGENRKVLHHLTRGQLGSDVTFEDKNLRDFYVEQQNRIREFSSKVHKGEIKGSTGKQLDTVVQIGIGGSDLGPRAMYLALENIYDVEMEGHFISNVDPDDANAVLGRLNFETTLFVLVSKSGTTQETLANRNFVLEKTRQAHIHGFNPSKHMVAVTSETSPLAGSDEYLDSFYMDDFIGGRYSSTSAVGGVVLSLAFGSEVFDQFLAGANDADRAALELDLRKNAALMDAMIGVYERNILGYGQTAVLPYSQALSRFPAHLQQMDMESNGKSVNRRGEPLNYQTGPVIFGEPGTNGQHSFYQLLHQGTDIVPLQFIGFKDSQIPFDLDYEGSTSQQKLKANLVAQIVAFAKGKEDKNSNKNFAGQRPSSLIYGLQLTARSLGALLAHFENKVLFQGFVWNVNSFDQEGVQLGKVLAKQVLAGGDAMDEALKAFSDLLEI; encoded by the coding sequence ATAAAATACGAAAATCTCGATACTCTGAAAGCTTTTAAAGAGCTTCGGGCTGTTGAGACTTCCGTCGATCTTAAAGAGGAGCTGACAAGAGAGAGAATTCTCCGGTACAGCGCTCCTGCAGGCGGCGGATTAACTTACAATTATGCCGCTAAAGCGGTCAATGATGAAATCGTCGGAATCCTTCAGAAACTGTCCGATGAACAGCAGCTTGTGGCCAAGTACAAAGAAGTCCTGAACGGAGAGTTTATCAACACCGGTGAAAACCGGAAAGTCCTTCATCACCTGACAAGAGGACAGCTCGGCAGCGACGTGACTTTTGAAGACAAAAACCTGAGAGATTTTTACGTGGAACAGCAGAACAGAATCCGCGAATTCTCCTCTAAAGTCCACAAAGGTGAAATAAAAGGATCGACGGGAAAACAGCTGGATACAGTCGTTCAGATCGGTATCGGCGGTTCCGACCTCGGTCCCCGCGCCATGTACCTCGCTCTTGAAAATATCTACGATGTGGAAATGGAAGGCCATTTCATATCAAACGTTGACCCTGACGATGCCAACGCCGTTCTCGGAAGACTGAACTTCGAAACAACGCTTTTCGTACTCGTGTCAAAAAGCGGTACCACTCAGGAGACGCTGGCAAACCGGAATTTCGTTCTGGAAAAGACCAGACAGGCCCACATACACGGATTCAATCCCTCAAAGCATATGGTCGCCGTAACAAGCGAGACAAGCCCTCTCGCCGGTTCAGATGAATATCTCGATTCATTCTATATGGATGACTTCATCGGAGGCCGGTATTCATCGACAAGCGCCGTTGGCGGTGTCGTTCTTTCTCTCGCTTTCGGCAGCGAAGTGTTCGACCAGTTTCTCGCCGGAGCCAATGATGCCGATAGAGCGGCTCTGGAACTCGACCTGAGAAAAAATGCCGCTCTCATGGACGCCATGATCGGTGTCTACGAAAGAAATATTCTCGGATACGGGCAGACTGCGGTTCTCCCCTATTCCCAGGCTCTCAGCCGTTTTCCCGCCCATTTGCAACAGATGGATATGGAAAGCAACGGCAAGAGCGTCAACAGGCGGGGCGAACCATTGAACTATCAGACCGGTCCCGTAATCTTCGGAGAGCCCGGTACGAACGGGCAGCACTCCTTTTATCAGCTTCTCCATCAGGGAACTGATATCGTGCCTCTCCAGTTTATCGGCTTCAAAGACTCTCAGATTCCCTTCGATCTCGATTATGAAGGTTCCACCAGCCAGCAGAAACTGAAAGCCAACCTGGTTGCCCAGATCGTCGCATTCGCCAAAGGGAAAGAGGATAAGAACAGCAATAAAAACTTTGCCGGCCAGAGACCGTCATCGCTCATTTACGGATTGCAGCTCACAGCACGCTCTCTGGGAGCTTTACTGGCTCACTTCGAGAACAAAGTTCTGTTTCAGGGATTTGTCTGGAACGTCAACTCATTCGACCAGGAAGGCGTTCAGCTCGGTAAGGTTCTGGCGAAACAGGTTCTTGCCGGCGGAGACGCGATGGATGAAGCTCTGAAAGCTTTTTCCGATTTATTGGAAATCTGA
- a CDS encoding FecR family protein → MKKGKFKQLIFAFLLFAATASLYGQSGSAVIVYAEGDGFTLVRDGETSFYEVDYDDVLGMLLYKGDTILTEEDTFLEIQVTSNASLIKIAENTTFAFERIGNSGGGTISVAYGRIRAKINKLTDEDKFEVMGSGTTAGVRGTDFGYDLTFGENFSADETNEAITSVYCFEGAVQVLQEDKETREIKEVLIETDQMVVTSTGTTDEPLVVYQIDQEIDRFWEENKFVYQMIEKEDAQVVALSDGSAEDDYYTAKIFGEKRRLERSGGGLTLAGILLAGGGTAAYSLMDEKSLGIGMISVGAASFISGLILLINSSTLPDPPDGWVPPPEKNTDGSEVPEGENS, encoded by the coding sequence ATGAAAAAGGGGAAATTCAAACAATTAATATTCGCGTTTTTACTTTTTGCCGCAACCGCCAGCCTATACGGTCAAAGCGGATCAGCCGTTATCGTTTATGCAGAAGGAGATGGCTTCACTCTGGTCCGTGATGGAGAGACTTCATTTTATGAAGTCGACTACGATGATGTGCTAGGTATGCTTCTTTACAAGGGCGACACGATTCTGACTGAGGAAGACACTTTTCTGGAAATACAGGTAACCTCAAATGCCAGCCTGATAAAAATAGCTGAAAACACCACTTTCGCTTTTGAACGGATCGGTAATTCCGGCGGAGGCACGATCAGTGTCGCCTATGGGAGAATCAGGGCCAAGATAAACAAACTGACCGATGAGGACAAATTCGAAGTGATGGGGTCCGGTACGACAGCCGGTGTGCGCGGTACGGACTTCGGGTATGACCTGACATTCGGGGAAAATTTCTCGGCAGACGAAACCAATGAGGCCATTACTTCAGTTTATTGCTTCGAAGGAGCTGTACAGGTTCTGCAGGAGGACAAGGAGACCAGGGAGATTAAGGAGGTTCTCATTGAAACGGACCAGATGGTGGTCACATCAACCGGAACAACTGACGAACCTCTGGTCGTCTACCAGATCGATCAGGAGATAGACCGGTTCTGGGAAGAAAACAAATTTGTCTATCAGATGATTGAGAAAGAAGATGCCCAGGTCGTCGCCCTATCGGACGGCTCTGCGGAAGATGATTATTATACAGCTAAGATTTTCGGCGAGAAAAGGCGTCTGGAGCGTTCGGGAGGAGGTTTGACTCTCGCCGGAATTCTTCTGGCCGGCGGCGGGACGGCGGCTTACAGCCTTATGGATGAAAAGAGTCTGGGAATCGGGATGATCTCTGTCGGAGCCGCATCTTTCATCTCCGGCCTCATACTTCTGATTAACAGTTCGACACTTCCCGATCCTCCTGACGGGTGGGTTCCTCCCCCTGAAAAAAATACAGATGGCAGTGAAGTTCCGGAAGGAGAGAATTCATGA
- the murD gene encoding UDP-N-acetylmuramoyl-L-alanine--D-glutamate ligase: MTITRNALKDSKITVMGLGLHGGGIATARFLAEAGARVTVTDLGSPEKLASSIEQLSGLDIQYVLGEHREKDFTEADLVIKNPAVPSGSPFLKMAKQIETDISLFLQLTDNPLIAVTGSKGKSTTVSAIHHVMKMADPRTRLGGNITVSPLSFINELGKDDLVILELSSWQLHDLGERDLLKPDIALITNIMYDHQNRYSTFRDYVNDKKLIYRNQKPGQVSIFGEDSWAEEFCSESRGDVYRFFQNKPSEPITGRCGWLEENRGFFTESGSEIIEIVPETLSVPGEHFRLNMLIAGMVLYKAGLKPELIREGLSGFKGVPHRMEHFATKEGIDFYNDSAATIPEAVAAAVESFKNPPVLITGGTDKELKFEVLGDALKGAKGIFLLEGSGTDKIMPVLRRNGISWNGPYKSLKEALEEAYKIASRGDAIILSPGCTSFGMFLNEFDRGDRFRELVGDL; this comes from the coding sequence ATGACTATAACGAGAAATGCACTAAAAGACAGTAAAATCACCGTCATGGGACTGGGGCTTCATGGCGGAGGAATTGCCACAGCCCGTTTTCTGGCCGAAGCGGGAGCCCGTGTAACAGTAACTGACCTGGGAAGCCCGGAGAAACTCGCCTCTTCAATTGAGCAGTTATCGGGCCTCGACATACAATACGTACTGGGGGAACACAGGGAGAAAGATTTTACCGAAGCCGATCTCGTTATTAAAAACCCCGCCGTACCTTCGGGATCGCCTTTTTTGAAAATGGCGAAACAGATTGAGACCGATATTTCCCTTTTCCTTCAGCTGACTGATAATCCGCTGATCGCCGTTACAGGCAGCAAAGGGAAATCCACAACAGTTTCGGCGATCCATCACGTTATGAAAATGGCTGATCCGCGGACAAGGCTCGGGGGCAACATAACCGTATCGCCTCTCTCATTTATCAACGAACTGGGAAAAGACGATCTGGTCATTCTGGAACTCTCCTCCTGGCAGCTCCACGATCTCGGAGAGAGGGATCTGCTCAAACCCGATATAGCGCTTATTACCAACATCATGTACGACCATCAGAATCGTTATTCGACTTTCCGCGATTACGTGAACGATAAAAAACTGATATACCGCAATCAGAAACCGGGACAGGTCTCCATCTTTGGAGAAGACAGCTGGGCTGAGGAATTCTGCAGCGAATCGCGGGGTGATGTTTATCGTTTTTTTCAGAACAAACCATCAGAACCCATTACAGGCCGTTGCGGCTGGCTCGAAGAAAACAGAGGCTTTTTTACAGAAAGCGGTTCTGAGATAATCGAGATCGTACCGGAGACTCTCTCTGTTCCGGGAGAACACTTCCGTCTCAATATGCTTATTGCCGGTATGGTTCTCTATAAAGCGGGCTTGAAACCTGAGCTTATACGGGAGGGTTTGTCCGGATTTAAAGGCGTTCCTCACAGAATGGAACATTTCGCCACAAAAGAAGGTATTGATTTTTACAATGATTCGGCGGCCACCATTCCCGAAGCCGTCGCTGCCGCTGTTGAAAGCTTTAAAAATCCCCCGGTACTCATTACCGGAGGCACGGATAAGGAACTGAAATTCGAAGTTCTGGGAGACGCTCTGAAGGGCGCGAAGGGGATTTTCCTCCTCGAAGGAAGCGGAACAGACAAAATCATGCCCGTTCTCAGAAGAAATGGGATCAGCTGGAACGGTCCTTACAAGTCTCTGAAGGAAGCGCTGGAAGAAGCCTATAAGATCGCTTCCCGGGGAGATGCGATCATTCTCTCCCCGGGCTGTACGTCCTTCGGAATGTTTCTCAATGAATTTGACAGAGGAGACCGTTTCAGAGAACTGGTCGGCGATCTTTAA
- a CDS encoding histidinol-phosphatase gives MIQSNFHTHCDYCDGSGKPEDVVEEALARNFDILGFSSHAPIASEPEWTISEADLPVYLKHIDELKAEYAGKLEIWKGLEIDYIEGVSGPSSEKFLKLNLDYAIGSVHMIKSLEIHKFLAVDGPEAHLIELIEDVYGGSMERVSDKYYSLICEMAEKGGFDILGHLDLIKKRNRDNRYFNEDEPWYRKQVLNTLDYLKERDIVVEVNTGGISRGATDSVYPSPWIIREASVRKIPLMLNADSHVPEHIDFYFNEALQIISECGYKELHTLQGSGWTSFPIEI, from the coding sequence ATGATACAAAGCAATTTCCATACTCATTGTGATTACTGTGACGGTTCCGGCAAGCCGGAAGATGTTGTCGAAGAAGCCCTTGCCAGAAATTTCGACATTCTGGGTTTCTCCTCCCATGCCCCTATTGCGTCGGAGCCCGAATGGACAATAAGCGAAGCCGATCTGCCTGTCTACCTGAAACATATAGATGAGCTGAAGGCGGAGTACGCCGGAAAGCTGGAGATCTGGAAAGGTCTCGAGATCGATTATATTGAAGGGGTGAGCGGCCCTTCGTCAGAGAAGTTTTTAAAACTGAATCTCGATTATGCCATAGGCTCGGTACATATGATCAAATCACTTGAGATCCATAAATTTCTGGCCGTAGACGGTCCGGAAGCTCATCTGATTGAACTGATTGAAGATGTATACGGCGGTTCAATGGAGAGAGTTTCGGATAAATATTATTCACTTATCTGTGAAATGGCGGAAAAAGGCGGTTTTGATATTCTCGGACACCTCGACCTGATAAAAAAGAGAAACAGGGATAACCGTTATTTCAATGAAGATGAGCCTTGGTACCGGAAACAGGTTTTGAACACTCTGGATTATCTGAAAGAGAGAGATATTGTCGTAGAGGTGAATACCGGCGGTATTTCAAGAGGAGCGACCGATTCGGTTTATCCCTCGCCCTGGATTATCAGAGAAGCTTCGGTCAGGAAGATTCCGCTTATGCTCAACGCCGATTCTCATGTGCCGGAACATATTGATTTCTACTTCAATGAAGCCCTGCAGATTATAAGCGAATGCGGATACAAAGAGCTCCATACCCTGCAGGGCAGCGGTTGGACGTCTTTTCCCATTGAGATTTAA
- the ilvD gene encoding dihydroxy-acid dehydratase gives MPNKLRSAETRTGRRMAGARSLWRANGMKESQMDKPVIAIANSFTQFVPGHVHLHETGQMVKKIIEERGCFAAEFNTIAIDDGIAMGHDGMLYSLPSREIIADSVEYMCNAHKADALVCISNCDKITPGMLIATMRLNIPTIFVSGGPMEAGVSGSEKFDLVDAMVAGADSTVSDERVEEVERNACPTCGSCSGMFTANSMNCLVEALGLGLPGNGTIVATHGKRLSLFEEAGALIVDLAERYYSGGDDSVLPRSIATKKAFENAMSLDIAMGGSTNTVLHLLAVANAAEVDFTMNDIDRLSRQIPCICKVSPNSRYHIEDVNRAGGIIAILAELDRAGLIDTSVGRIDTPDLAAALKKYDILSPAAEGEAVKRYFAAPGRVRSLTMGSQEKYYDEADTDREKGCIRNVEHCYDVEGGLAVLFGNMAEKGCIVKTAGVDPSIYKFKGPAKVYYSQDAACDAILDRKVKSGDVVIIRYEGPKGGPGMQEMLYPTSYLKSVHLGKECALITDGRFSGGTSGLSIGHVSPEAAAGGAIALIREGDTIEIDIPERKINILIDDSELARRRKEEEAKGKDAFKPAGRNRKVSTALKAYALLAASADRGAMRQLPED, from the coding sequence ATGCCGAATAAATTGAGAAGCGCTGAGACCAGGACGGGAAGAAGGATGGCTGGAGCCAGAAGTCTCTGGCGGGCCAATGGTATGAAAGAAAGCCAAATGGATAAGCCTGTCATCGCCATTGCCAATTCGTTCACTCAGTTTGTTCCCGGCCACGTTCATCTCCACGAAACAGGTCAGATGGTCAAAAAGATCATTGAAGAGAGAGGCTGTTTCGCTGCCGAGTTCAATACCATTGCCATCGATGACGGTATCGCCATGGGACACGACGGAATGCTCTATTCCCTACCCTCCCGTGAAATTATCGCTGATTCGGTTGAGTATATGTGCAACGCCCACAAAGCCGATGCCCTGGTATGTATCAGCAACTGCGATAAAATCACTCCTGGAATGCTTATAGCTACCATGAGACTCAATATTCCCACGATTTTCGTTTCCGGCGGACCGATGGAGGCCGGAGTCTCCGGATCGGAAAAATTTGACCTTGTAGATGCCATGGTCGCCGGCGCGGATTCGACTGTTAGCGATGAAAGAGTCGAGGAAGTGGAGAGAAACGCCTGCCCGACCTGCGGCTCCTGTTCGGGAATGTTTACAGCCAATTCCATGAACTGTCTTGTGGAAGCTCTGGGACTGGGATTGCCCGGAAACGGAACGATTGTGGCGACCCACGGGAAGAGGCTTTCTCTTTTTGAAGAAGCGGGAGCCTTGATTGTCGACCTGGCTGAGCGGTATTACAGCGGCGGAGACGATTCGGTACTCCCCCGATCAATAGCGACGAAAAAAGCCTTTGAAAACGCGATGTCCCTCGATATAGCAATGGGAGGCTCGACTAATACGGTACTCCATCTTCTGGCCGTTGCCAATGCTGCGGAAGTCGATTTTACCATGAACGATATTGACAGGCTTTCCCGGCAGATTCCCTGTATCTGTAAAGTGAGCCCCAATTCCCGCTATCACATTGAAGATGTGAATCGCGCAGGAGGCATTATCGCCATCCTGGCCGAGCTGGACAGAGCGGGACTGATAGACACTTCGGTCGGCCGTATCGATACACCCGACCTGGCCGCGGCCCTGAAAAAATATGATATTCTCAGCCCTGCGGCTGAAGGAGAAGCCGTGAAGAGATACTTCGCTGCTCCGGGCCGCGTCAGATCTCTGACCATGGGTTCGCAGGAAAAATACTATGATGAAGCCGATACTGACAGAGAAAAAGGATGCATCCGCAACGTTGAGCACTGTTATGATGTCGAAGGCGGGCTGGCAGTGCTTTTCGGAAATATGGCTGAAAAGGGCTGTATAGTCAAAACGGCCGGCGTCGATCCATCCATATACAAATTCAAAGGTCCCGCCAAAGTGTATTATTCTCAGGACGCCGCCTGTGATGCCATACTTGACCGTAAAGTAAAATCGGGAGATGTCGTCATTATCCGCTATGAAGGTCCGAAAGGCGGGCCGGGAATGCAGGAGATGCTCTATCCCACCTCATATCTCAAATCAGTTCATCTCGGCAAGGAGTGTGCTCTTATCACTGACGGACGCTTTTCCGGAGGCACGTCAGGGCTGTCCATCGGACATGTATCTCCCGAAGCGGCAGCCGGAGGCGCCATAGCTCTGATAAGGGAAGGGGATACAATCGAAATTGATATTCCCGAAAGAAAGATCAACATACTCATAGACGACAGCGAACTGGCGAGAAGACGGAAGGAGGAGGAAGCCAAAGGAAAGGACGCCTTCAAACCGGCTGGAAGAAACAGAAAAGTCTCTACGGCGCTTAAGGCTTATGCCCTTCTGGCAGCCTCAGCTGACCGGGGAGCAATGAGACAACTGCCGGAGGATTAA
- a CDS encoding histidine kinase dimerization/phosphoacceptor domain -containing protein translates to MSNKENDTLHFLSEDPVKDKIQKSPSMPWKIIVADDDEEVHAVTALALSNFQFKGRNLEILSAYSTAETERLIKENSDTAVILLDVVMESHDSGLELVRYIRNEVENDLVRIILRTGQPGYAPEMEVILNYDINDYKEKTELTSSKLVTTLIASLRNFDDLQRIEQNRQSLELVAASSVEMHSQKDKDKFGEFMISSLDSILKKFDPQCRPSLFHGYFTQGGEQVRILNGSGNFGTQQEDLKPGDFLNDDLLAELSEPGDENSIFYREGSALLHFHSIGGNERIVFIEDVPVLNTIQKSILLTFANHITTVFNNIELMEEQLQKENEIRKSLDEKLILVKEIHHRVKNNLQIISSLLHMQSINVEDPKLLDVLKESENRVQSMSLVHEKLYQSDLMATIDFNEYITSLAERLIHTYSVSSEIGLKIETDPLMLSINTAIPCGLIVNEILTNSIKYAFPGDRQGTISIFMKVDGNVISLTISDDGVGLPEDFDPSKTKSLGTKLIRVLSDQIDGDLQINRDRGTSYTLNFSESAQRES, encoded by the coding sequence GTGAGCAATAAAGAAAACGATACTTTACATTTTCTCTCGGAAGATCCGGTTAAGGATAAGATACAGAAGTCTCCCTCCATGCCCTGGAAAATTATCGTGGCGGATGACGATGAGGAAGTGCATGCCGTAACCGCCCTGGCGCTAAGCAATTTTCAATTTAAAGGAAGAAACCTTGAAATTCTGAGCGCCTATTCCACGGCGGAAACAGAAAGACTCATAAAGGAGAATTCCGATACGGCTGTCATACTCCTCGATGTTGTCATGGAGAGCCATGATTCCGGTCTCGAACTCGTCCGCTATATCAGGAATGAGGTTGAAAACGATCTGGTCAGAATTATTCTCAGGACCGGTCAGCCGGGATATGCGCCGGAAATGGAAGTCATACTCAACTACGATATCAATGATTACAAAGAAAAGACTGAACTGACCTCGTCCAAGCTCGTAACGACTCTCATCGCCTCTTTAAGGAATTTTGATGATCTTCAGCGAATAGAGCAGAACAGGCAGAGCCTCGAACTGGTAGCCGCCAGTTCGGTAGAAATGCACAGCCAGAAAGACAAGGATAAATTCGGGGAGTTTATGATTTCCAGCCTCGACAGTATCTTGAAAAAATTTGATCCTCAATGCCGTCCTTCTTTATTTCACGGTTATTTTACACAGGGAGGAGAGCAAGTAAGAATTCTGAACGGTTCAGGAAACTTCGGGACTCAACAGGAAGATCTGAAACCGGGCGATTTTCTAAATGATGACCTCTTAGCAGAATTGAGTGAGCCGGGCGATGAAAACAGCATCTTCTACCGCGAAGGATCGGCCCTTCTCCATTTCCATTCAATCGGCGGGAATGAAAGAATAGTGTTCATAGAAGATGTACCGGTGCTTAATACAATCCAAAAAAGTATCCTTCTCACCTTTGCCAACCATATAACCACAGTTTTCAATAATATTGAGCTGATGGAAGAACAGCTGCAAAAGGAAAATGAGATCAGAAAATCTCTCGATGAAAAACTGATACTGGTAAAAGAGATACACCACAGGGTTAAGAACAATCTGCAGATTATCTCCTCTCTCCTCCATATGCAATCCATAAACGTTGAGGACCCCAAACTTCTCGATGTTCTAAAGGAGAGTGAAAACAGGGTTCAGTCCATGTCACTTGTTCATGAAAAGCTCTATCAATCCGATCTTATGGCCACTATTGATTTTAACGAATATATTACATCACTGGCGGAGAGACTGATTCACACCTACAGTGTCAGCTCTGAAATCGGATTGAAAATCGAAACCGATCCGCTGATGCTTAGTATAAACACAGCCATTCCCTGCGGGCTTATCGTCAACGAAATACTGACAAACTCCATAAAATACGCTTTTCCCGGCGACAGGCAGGGGACAATTTCCATCTTCATGAAAGTTGATGGCAATGTCATTTCACTGACTATCAGCGATGACGGCGTGGGACTCCCCGAGGATTTTGATCCTTCAAAAACCAAATCACTCGGAACCAAACTTATAAGAGTTCTGAGCGACCAGATTGATGGGGATCTTCAGATAAACAGAGACAGGGGAACCTCCTACACTCTTAATTTCAGCGAATCGGCTCAAAGAGAATCGTGA
- a CDS encoding pentapeptide repeat-containing protein, whose protein sequence is MFIHQSDFSGNERQLKVLMKAIREDNILAWNSFVKKSGPRFKADLKGINLSDFNLKEINLANADLSGADFTGSDLRRANLSGAKLENSSFHSANLQGCRLGKANLKKSDMTRTDLSHAVFSGAQIQGINFTDCRFDQTDFRGTDLKGLDLDKIDLKKIKTEKPVKVKVKTEKQDLPDDKKIKSPWLIAREEEEERRNNRLKKEEEERVKEEAELKRKLGKGKNPWKKV, encoded by the coding sequence ATGTTTATCCATCAATCAGACTTCAGCGGTAATGAGAGACAGCTGAAAGTTCTAATGAAAGCTATCAGAGAGGATAATATTCTCGCATGGAACAGCTTTGTAAAGAAAAGCGGTCCGCGCTTTAAGGCAGATCTGAAGGGAATTAACCTCAGCGACTTCAATCTGAAGGAAATCAACCTCGCAAATGCCGATCTGAGCGGCGCCGATTTTACAGGAAGTGATCTCCGGAGAGCCAATTTATCAGGCGCTAAACTGGAAAACAGCTCTTTCCATTCTGCCAATCTTCAGGGCTGCCGTCTCGGTAAAGCCAATTTGAAAAAATCCGATATGACCAGAACAGATCTTTCTCACGCCGTTTTCAGCGGCGCTCAGATTCAAGGAATCAATTTTACCGATTGCCGGTTTGATCAGACAGATTTCAGGGGAACGGATCTGAAGGGATTAGATCTGGATAAAATTGATCTGAAGAAAATAAAAACGGAAAAACCCGTAAAAGTAAAAGTAAAAACAGAAAAGCAGGATCTTCCTGATGACAAGAAAATCAAATCTCCCTGGCTTATTGCCAGAGAGGAGGAAGAAGAGCGCCGCAATAACCGCCTGAAAAAAGAAGAGGAAGAGCGCGTGAAAGAAGAAGCTGAACTTAAGCGCAAACTCGGTAAAGGGAAAAATCCCTGGAAAAAAGTCTGA
- a CDS encoding histone-like protein codes for MAEKETLVVSSKVKNYIKSNGDLKCSAKVIDSLSDKIREICDAAIENAKNDKRKTVQEKDIV; via the coding sequence ATGGCTGAAAAAGAAACATTGGTTGTATCGTCGAAGGTAAAAAACTACATTAAGTCAAACGGAGATCTCAAATGCTCTGCCAAAGTTATTGATTCTCTTTCTGATAAAATCAGAGAGATCTGCGATGCTGCTATTGAAAATGCTAAAAACGATAAGAGAAAAACTGTTCAGGAAAAAGACATCGTTTAA
- a CDS encoding DUF4105 domain-containing protein yields MRLYRHATAFLFLLLSLVPLYGAPESTGEDLEIRLFVIGPGDPVYSYWGHTGLAIKDNSRDSDIFFDFGNFYFEDDDFFKNFAIGRLLYMAYAAYTESYIRSVVRENRDLTEYVLNLPPQKKKEMYNALIEKSRPENRTYLYHHYFDNCSTRIRDYIDNATDGALKEQSEKEPGSTYRDSFLRFTSRNKLIGSSLSLLQGTPIDRKINVWEEMFLPEVMGQYVSTFSYRNSSGETVPLVSEINVLNKAEGRRIIPSEYKKPILPALLLGLFLFSAILFLNIKVSGKRRRLYGVLNIALALLIGLIGSVLLFLAGFTDHSYSYDNLNLFMINPVALFAIPAAILYIRKGEPWRKRLDMLWLIQSVSAMIMIAIKILTPVRQDNLIEILVFLPVLIALSPIVPVLLRRLNLLRELPDTSVQ; encoded by the coding sequence ATGAGATTGTACAGACACGCCACTGCATTCCTGTTTCTTCTTCTATCCCTTGTACCCCTATACGGCGCACCGGAATCGACCGGAGAGGATCTGGAAATCCGCCTGTTTGTTATCGGGCCGGGCGATCCAGTCTACTCCTATTGGGGCCATACGGGACTTGCCATCAAAGACAACAGCAGAGATAGTGATATCTTTTTCGATTTCGGGAATTTTTATTTTGAAGATGACGATTTCTTCAAAAATTTCGCCATCGGCCGTTTGCTCTATATGGCTTATGCTGCTTATACCGAATCGTATATCCGTTCCGTCGTCAGAGAAAACCGGGATTTGACAGAATATGTTCTGAACCTGCCGCCTCAGAAAAAGAAAGAGATGTACAATGCGCTGATAGAAAAATCCCGACCCGAAAACAGAACCTATCTATACCATCACTATTTCGATAACTGTTCCACCCGCATCCGCGATTATATCGATAATGCGACCGACGGGGCTCTGAAGGAGCAAAGCGAAAAAGAACCGGGTTCCACTTACAGAGACAGCTTTCTGCGCTTCACATCCCGGAACAAATTGATCGGATCATCACTTTCCCTGCTTCAGGGAACGCCCATTGACAGGAAAATAAATGTCTGGGAAGAGATGTTTCTCCCCGAAGTCATGGGACAATACGTCAGCACGTTCTCCTACAGAAACAGCTCAGGGGAAACAGTACCACTGGTAAGCGAAATCAACGTACTCAATAAAGCGGAAGGAAGAAGGATAATCCCTTCAGAATATAAAAAACCTATTCTTCCGGCTCTACTGCTCGGTCTGTTCCTTTTCTCCGCGATCCTGTTTCTCAATATTAAGGTTTCAGGAAAGAGGAGAAGACTCTATGGTGTGCTGAACATAGCATTGGCCTTGTTAATCGGCCTTATCGGATCTGTGCTTCTCTTTCTGGCCGGCTTTACCGACCACAGTTATTCCTACGACAATCTGAACCTGTTCATGATCAATCCGGTGGCTCTTTTTGCCATACCCGCCGCGATCCTCTACATCCGGAAGGGAGAGCCATGGCGGAAAAGGCTGGATATGCTTTGGCTCATTCAATCTGTTTCAGCAATGATTATGATAGCCATAAAAATCCTGACGCCGGTGCGCCAGGATAATCTGATTGAAATATTGGTATTTCTCCCCGTTCTGATAGCATTGAGCCCCATAGTACCGGTCCTGTTAAGACGGTTGAATCTACTGCGGGAGCTCCCTGATACATCCGTTCAATGA